Part of the Psychromonas sp. psych-6C06 genome, GCAAGTATTAACAGAAGTTCGTAACAAAGTTGCGGCTATCCAACCGCCGAGCTTTAATCGTTTCCAACATAGCTTTAGCCATATTTTTGCTGGCGGATATGCAGCCGGTTATTACAGTTATAAATGGGCTGAAGTATTATCTGCTGATGCTTTCTCTCGTTTTGAGCAAGAGGGAATATTTAATGCAGAAACAGGCAAGGCGTTCTTAGAAGCAATTTTACAAAAAGGAGGCAGTGAGGCCCCAATGACATTGTTTAAGCGTTTTATGGGAAGAGAGCCGAATACCGAAGCGTTATTACGCCATTCAGGGATTAAATAAGGTGATAAGGTAATAAGGCTGGAAAGCTTAAAGGCTGGAAGGTGGGGGCTTCCCTACCTTCTAGCCTTCCTGCATGTTTTTCTGCTAGCCTTTCGTTCTTACCACTCAATGCCTGCTTGTGCTTTTACGCCAGCTTTAAAGGCATGCTTCTCTTCTAATATCATACTATATGTATCAACAGCATCAATCAGCTCCTGCTTAGGACCTCGACCTGTGAGGACGACATTCATGGTATCCGGTCTATTTTTGAGTGCATCTAGAGTAGGCTGAATATCAAGGTACTGATATTTAAACATATAAGTTATTTCATCGAGGATCACTAGATTGTAGTTATCATCGGCAAGTAATTCTTCTGCTTTTTTCCATGCTGTTTCAGCGCTACGGATATCTTGGTCTCTGTTTTGTGTTTCCCAA contains:
- the cobO gene encoding cob(I)yrinic acid a,c-diamide adenosyltransferase; amino-acid sequence: MTNITDEKHVKKMKAIKEKQDQKIAAANIERGVSILLAGPGKGKSSSAFGMLARSLGHGHKVAVVQFLKGAMSTGEERFFTTHENVDWFAMGDGFTWETQNRDQDIRSAETAWKKAEELLADDNYNLVILDEITYMFKYQYLDIQPTLDALKNRPDTMNVVLTGRGPKQELIDAVDTYSMILEEKHAFKAGVKAQAGIEW